A genomic window from Ruminiclostridium cellulolyticum H10 includes:
- a CDS encoding CobW family GTP-binding protein, whose protein sequence is MSVKIDIVSGFLGAGKTTLIKKLLKEKLGSEKVVIIENEFGEIGIDSGILRDSGIKVKEINSGCICCSLVGDFSTALKEVLSKYTPDRIIIEPSGVGKLSGVLEACEKIEKQADAKVNMCIAVVDAVKYIIYVNNFGEFFQDQIKNAKTVILSRTQMMEQNKISKVVNDIQNRNPKANVVTTNWEALKSKNIISLSEQGGGINIVNPPENRLHRHTKTDKIFQSWGVETPKQYTDEGIRGILQLLSDKALYGNIMRSKGIIPLQKDSWIQFDFVPGEISIKPCLPDYTGRICVIGEKLNTGELKKLFTGV, encoded by the coding sequence ATGTCTGTTAAAATTGATATAGTTTCGGGCTTTCTTGGTGCGGGAAAGACAACGCTGATAAAGAAGCTTCTGAAAGAAAAATTAGGCTCTGAAAAAGTTGTAATAATAGAAAATGAATTTGGTGAAATAGGTATTGACAGCGGAATTCTAAGAGATTCCGGCATAAAGGTAAAAGAAATCAATTCGGGTTGTATCTGCTGCTCGCTGGTTGGTGATTTTTCTACGGCTCTCAAGGAGGTTCTAAGCAAATATACGCCTGACAGAATTATTATCGAACCATCAGGAGTAGGTAAGCTTTCGGGAGTGTTGGAGGCCTGCGAGAAGATTGAAAAGCAGGCAGATGCTAAAGTAAATATGTGTATAGCCGTTGTAGATGCAGTTAAATATATAATTTATGTTAACAATTTCGGAGAATTCTTTCAGGATCAGATAAAAAATGCAAAAACCGTTATTTTAAGCAGAACACAAATGATGGAGCAAAATAAGATTTCCAAAGTGGTAAATGATATTCAAAACCGTAATCCTAAGGCAAATGTCGTAACTACAAATTGGGAGGCATTAAAGAGTAAGAATATTATATCTCTTTCAGAACAGGGCGGAGGCATAAATATAGTAAATCCGCCTGAAAACAGGCTGCACAGGCATACAAAAACCGATAAAATATTTCAAAGCTGGGGAGTTGAGACACCAAAACAATATACTGACGAAGGTATACGAGGTATATTGCAGTTGCTGTCCGATAAAGCACTGTATGGGAATATAATGAGGTCAAAGGGAATAATTCCGCTACAAAAAGACAGCTGGATACAGTTTGACTTTGTACCGGGTGAAATCAGCATTAAGCCTTGCTTGCCTGACTATACGGGGCGAATTTGTGTTATCGGTGAAAAGCTCAATACAGGGGAGTTAAAAAAACTTTTTACGGGAGTTTAA
- a CDS encoding Fur family transcriptional regulator — MDKNVLKFSDLKTTKRRMAILAVLENSALPMTAEEIYSRVINDVHMSLSTAYRTLGTLSEKGILLKNLSQDGKTYYQMNSHQHKHHLVCTLCNSTVPIDDCPLSKIEENLIQQTGFTITGHSLEFSGICPKCSKHSSDAGFND, encoded by the coding sequence ATGGATAAAAATGTTTTAAAATTCTCAGACCTGAAAACAACAAAACGACGCATGGCAATACTCGCAGTACTGGAGAATTCTGCTTTACCTATGACGGCAGAAGAAATTTATTCAAGGGTTATAAATGATGTTCATATGAGCCTATCAACCGCCTACAGGACTCTTGGGACTCTTTCCGAAAAAGGAATACTATTAAAAAACCTTAGTCAGGACGGAAAAACATATTATCAGATGAACAGCCATCAGCACAAGCATCATCTGGTATGTACCCTGTGCAATTCAACCGTACCTATTGATGATTGTCCGCTGTCCAAGATAGAGGAAAATCTCATACAACAGACAGGGTTTACAATTACGGGACACAGTCTGGAGTTTTCCGGAATATGCCCCAAATGTTCCAAACACTCCTCTGATGCAGGTTTTAACGATTAG
- a CDS encoding GNAT family N-acetyltransferase — protein MKITSERLNLRFFRHEDFPLFYSVFSNEKVMRYAWIDKSNSEEDAYTFFEGFINTGEDVNKNGSYAFAVISKESNEFVGLADIQILSRNNSGGCGEIGYFLLPEYWCRGFATELANSMIEFGFVRLGLHKISARCNSNNQKSEVVMRKAGMTLEGELRKVRFKRGNWDNEKNYGILFEEWKGTNR, from the coding sequence ATGAAAATAACCAGCGAACGTCTCAATTTAAGATTCTTTAGACATGAAGATTTTCCACTATTCTATTCTGTATTTTCAAATGAAAAGGTGATGAGATACGCATGGATAGATAAATCGAACAGCGAAGAAGATGCTTATACCTTTTTTGAAGGATTTATAAATACAGGAGAGGACGTTAATAAAAATGGCTCATATGCCTTTGCCGTAATCTCGAAAGAAAGCAATGAATTTGTAGGATTAGCAGATATACAGATCCTTAGCCGTAATAATTCCGGAGGCTGTGGAGAAATAGGCTATTTTTTACTGCCGGAATATTGGTGCAGAGGCTTTGCAACAGAACTTGCAAACTCAATGATAGAATTTGGATTCGTAAGACTTGGTCTTCACAAGATATCTGCAAGGTGTAATTCGAACAACCAAAAATCGGAAGTTGTAATGCGAAAGGCCGGTATGACTTTGGAAGGCGAGTTACGGAAGGTGAGATTCAAAAGGGGAAATTGGGATAACGAAAAAAACTACGGTATTCTTTTTGAGGAATGGAAAGGGACTAATCGTTAA
- a CDS encoding CarD family transcriptional regulator — translation MFSVGNTIIYGNHGICKIVEVKDMTIDSNTRPYYVLKPVFENNSTIYFPVGNEIAEKKMRRILSVEEIYTLIREMPDENTIWIENENERKEVYKSILTGTDRSALVKLIKTLHLHEKELKDLGKKLHASDEKFLKDAEKTLYDEFVYVLDIDREEVLPFIMEQIEINSKKQGEGD, via the coding sequence ATGTTTTCAGTCGGTAACACTATTATATATGGAAATCATGGTATTTGTAAGATTGTGGAAGTGAAGGATATGACGATTGATTCAAACACTCGTCCTTATTATGTTTTGAAGCCTGTTTTCGAAAACAATTCCACCATTTATTTCCCTGTTGGGAATGAGATAGCTGAAAAAAAGATGCGACGTATCCTCTCTGTCGAGGAAATTTACACCTTGATTAGGGAAATGCCTGACGAAAATACAATTTGGATTGAAAATGAAAACGAACGAAAGGAAGTTTATAAAAGTATTTTGACAGGTACTGACCGTTCTGCTCTTGTAAAGCTGATCAAGACCCTTCATCTGCACGAAAAGGAATTGAAGGACCTAGGGAAAAAGCTACATGCATCTGACGAAAAGTTTTTAAAAGATGCTGAAAAGACCTTGTATGACGAGTTTGTTTACGTATTGGATATAGATCGGGAAGAAGTTCTGCCATTTATTATGGAGCAAATTGAAATCAACTCCAAGAAACAAGGAGAAGGTGATTAA
- a CDS encoding GerAB/ArcD/ProY family transporter, with the protein MSKELITQKQASAIMIMFALGSTLVLGAGGAAKNDVWIAILISLLMSVPIMLLYCKIQMSYPNKNIYEIFDNAFGKVIGKIMSLMFIWYSFHLGSLVIRNFTEFIVNVSLPKTPQNIVGLFMVFLCIWAVKSGIEVISRWTAIMFPVTLFVVFVVTILFVPLFNFTNLKPVLYYGMGPVINTAFSVFAFPFAETVIFLAVLGNLREQRGVYKVYFFSLLISGISTLMVSVRTLLTLGVPNISVIFFPTYASVRLIDIGDFLQRIEITVAMVFLFAGFIKISICLYSTSIGIAHLMGLSSYRQVVAVLGLAMSVLSIVVYSNTLEMFDWSDNFYKYYAFIFQVILPVITFIAIEARKIYSRKKKLQHSN; encoded by the coding sequence ATGAGTAAAGAGCTGATTACTCAAAAGCAAGCTTCAGCTATAATGATCATGTTCGCATTAGGTAGTACTCTTGTGCTTGGTGCAGGAGGAGCCGCCAAAAATGATGTCTGGATTGCAATTTTAATTTCATTGCTGATGAGTGTTCCTATTATGCTGCTTTATTGCAAAATCCAAATGTCATATCCTAATAAGAATATATATGAGATTTTTGATAATGCTTTTGGTAAAGTAATAGGAAAGATTATGTCTTTGATGTTTATTTGGTACTCTTTTCATCTTGGCTCACTTGTCATTAGAAATTTTACAGAGTTTATTGTAAATGTTTCATTACCTAAAACGCCGCAAAATATTGTCGGCTTATTTATGGTTTTTCTATGCATATGGGCTGTAAAATCAGGTATTGAAGTAATTAGCAGATGGACAGCCATTATGTTTCCTGTTACATTGTTCGTGGTTTTCGTCGTGACTATATTATTCGTCCCTTTATTTAATTTCACAAACCTCAAACCGGTACTATATTATGGAATGGGACCTGTTATAAATACTGCATTTTCCGTATTTGCATTTCCTTTTGCAGAGACTGTAATTTTCTTGGCGGTTCTTGGAAATCTAAGAGAACAAAGGGGTGTTTACAAAGTATACTTTTTTAGTTTACTGATAAGCGGAATATCCACATTAATGGTTTCTGTTCGTACACTTTTGACTTTAGGAGTACCTAATATATCTGTTATATTTTTCCCAACATATGCTTCTGTCCGTCTTATAGATATAGGAGATTTTTTGCAAAGGATAGAGATAACGGTGGCAATGGTTTTTCTTTTTGCAGGATTTATTAAAATTAGCATATGTTTGTACAGCACGAGCATTGGTATTGCCCATTTGATGGGATTAAGCAGCTATAGGCAGGTAGTGGCAGTGCTAGGACTGGCTATGTCAGTTTTGTCAATAGTAGTTTATAGTAACACTTTAGAAATGTTTGATTGGTCTGATAATTTTTATAAATATTATGCTTTTATTTTTCAGGTTATTCTTCCTGTAATAACTTTTATAGCAATTGAAGCCAGAAAAATATATTCAAGAAAAAAGAAATTACAGCACTCTAATTGA
- a CDS encoding Ger(x)C family spore germination protein — MNKRLFCTLLMLNLVAVFSTGCWNYREINQMSIVAGAAIDKAPNGKYKVSIEIIDLKTGGTEAKVKTKKVETYGDSVVDAVRNAISFNANTLYWGHTEIIIISKDIAEEGIVQILDCFSRDAEPRLSMDILVSKEDTAEEILDSQSITTEVRTFEINKILDIEKRLGKSLKVEIYQFINALGETGISPIMPVIGLTINSEEKTSELSGTAVFKGDKLAYMFGQEDTQYFLFVNNKIHEGVLVVNNDDDNITLRIIKNKTKLKPVYNNGKLHFDIYIKTKVALSEINKSTKLENVEDIDKIQKIAEKYLKNKVESVIKAVQNEYGIDIFGFGRSVRQDFPNLWKEINPDWDNVFKNVPVNVNVEIQVKNSGLLSKKIVIGD, encoded by the coding sequence ATGAATAAAAGGTTATTTTGTACTCTACTAATGCTTAATTTAGTTGCTGTTTTTTCTACTGGGTGCTGGAATTACAGGGAAATTAACCAGATGTCTATAGTAGCAGGAGCCGCAATTGACAAAGCCCCTAACGGAAAGTATAAGGTGAGTATTGAAATTATTGATTTAAAAACAGGAGGGACAGAAGCAAAAGTAAAAACAAAGAAGGTTGAAACCTACGGAGACTCAGTCGTTGATGCTGTACGCAATGCCATTAGTTTTAATGCCAATACACTATATTGGGGACATACTGAGATTATTATAATAAGTAAAGACATTGCAGAGGAAGGTATAGTACAAATTCTTGATTGTTTTAGCAGGGATGCTGAACCTAGGCTGTCTATGGATATTCTGGTTTCCAAGGAAGATACTGCAGAGGAAATACTGGATTCGCAAAGTATTACAACTGAAGTCCGCACTTTTGAAATAAATAAGATACTTGATATTGAAAAAAGATTAGGAAAATCTCTCAAGGTTGAAATATATCAGTTCATAAATGCATTGGGAGAGACGGGTATCTCACCTATAATGCCGGTTATAGGATTAACAATCAACTCAGAGGAGAAGACTTCAGAGCTATCAGGGACTGCAGTTTTCAAAGGGGACAAGCTTGCGTATATGTTTGGCCAGGAAGATACACAATACTTTCTTTTTGTAAATAATAAAATTCATGAAGGTGTCTTAGTTGTGAATAATGACGATGACAATATTACATTAAGAATTATTAAAAATAAAACCAAATTAAAACCAGTATACAATAATGGTAAGTTACACTTTGATATTTATATTAAAACAAAGGTCGCCTTAAGTGAAATCAACAAATCAACTAAATTGGAGAATGTAGAGGATATTGATAAAATTCAGAAAATAGCTGAAAAATATTTAAAAAACAAGGTGGAAAGTGTTATAAAAGCAGTCCAAAATGAGTATGGTATTGATATTTTTGGTTTTGGAAGGAGTGTAAGACAGGATTTCCCAAACTTGTGGAAGGAAATAAATCCTGATTGGGACAATGTCTTTAAAAACGTTCCTGTAAATGTAAATGTAGAGATTCAAGTTAAAAATTCAGGGTTACTTTCCAAAAAAATTGTGATAGGGGACTAA
- a CDS encoding spore germination protein, which yields MDMVIILSLWKKNKNDAKSKTITPGKQSGADSISSTLSKNIDLFRNIFRDDDTFIVRHVENQHNKSIKCCVLFMEEMIDTTIVNENILRPIMQDSTLKNNNDTLVQFQNRVITSDNIKRSSDVNLLTNSILKGDTVLLLEDCYEALIISSIGVKSRAIQEPEAEKLIRGPREGFTEPLMINLSLLRKRLETPDLKFKFLTLGTKTNTKICICYLDSLVNRKILNEVETRLRSIKIDGILASGYIGELINDEPYSPFKTVGSTERPDVVVGKLLEGRIAIVVDGTPVALTVPYVFIEYFQINEDYYINYYFSSISRILRILGFILTVSVPAIYVALMTFQQEMIPTPLLISISSSRQGVPFPTIVETMLLLIVFEILRETGTRMPTNIGQALSIVGALVLGQASVQAKIVSAPVVIVVAISGITSLMIPKIQGAAIVLRVIFLLLSAFLGFYGLIFGITGTLLHLCEMRSFGVPYLLYLTSMNPYDLKDTIIRAPLWKMKKRPKLISTDNMMRQVIGRKK from the coding sequence ATGGACATGGTGATTATATTGAGCTTATGGAAAAAAAATAAAAATGATGCTAAAAGTAAAACCATTACACCCGGAAAGCAGTCTGGAGCAGACAGCATTTCATCAACATTATCAAAAAATATAGACCTTTTCAGGAATATCTTTCGCGACGATGATACTTTCATTGTAAGGCATGTTGAGAATCAACATAATAAGTCAATAAAATGCTGTGTTCTTTTTATGGAAGAAATGATTGACACTACTATAGTGAACGAAAATATACTCCGACCAATAATGCAAGATAGCACCTTGAAAAATAATAATGACACCCTAGTGCAGTTTCAGAATAGAGTAATTACATCAGATAATATAAAGAGGAGTTCAGATGTAAACTTATTAACAAATTCGATATTAAAAGGTGATACTGTGCTGTTGCTCGAGGATTGCTATGAGGCATTAATTATCAGCTCCATTGGAGTAAAGAGCAGAGCTATACAGGAACCGGAGGCTGAGAAGCTTATAAGAGGTCCTAGAGAAGGGTTTACAGAACCCTTAATGATTAATTTGTCATTATTGCGAAAAAGATTGGAAACTCCAGATCTGAAATTTAAGTTTTTGACTTTGGGTACCAAGACCAATACAAAGATATGCATCTGTTATTTGGATAGTTTGGTAAATCGTAAAATTTTAAATGAAGTGGAAACGAGACTCAGGAGCATCAAAATAGATGGTATCCTTGCATCCGGTTATATCGGAGAACTTATTAATGATGAACCATATTCGCCTTTCAAAACAGTAGGGAGCACTGAACGACCTGATGTTGTTGTGGGAAAGCTTTTGGAAGGGAGAATAGCTATTGTTGTGGATGGAACTCCTGTAGCACTTACAGTTCCTTATGTGTTTATTGAGTACTTTCAGATTAACGAGGATTACTATATAAATTATTACTTTTCATCAATAAGCAGAATACTTAGAATACTAGGTTTTATATTAACAGTGAGTGTCCCGGCAATATATGTGGCGCTAATGACTTTTCAGCAGGAAATGATACCTACACCTTTGCTGATAAGTATATCATCTTCAAGGCAGGGAGTACCTTTTCCGACAATAGTTGAAACAATGTTACTGTTAATAGTTTTTGAAATATTGAGAGAAACCGGTACCCGTATGCCAACCAATATAGGACAGGCACTTAGCATAGTAGGTGCATTGGTATTGGGGCAGGCATCTGTACAAGCAAAAATTGTGAGTGCCCCTGTTGTGATTGTGGTTGCAATTTCGGGAATTACCAGTCTTATGATCCCCAAAATACAGGGAGCTGCAATTGTTCTCAGAGTTATATTTCTGCTTCTATCTGCATTTTTAGGTTTTTACGGTCTGATATTCGGTATAACTGGTACTTTATTGCATCTTTGTGAGATGCGATCCTTCGGGGTCCCCTATTTGTTGTATTTAACCTCTATGAATCCTTATGACTTAAAAGATACCATAATAAGAGCTCCGTTGTGGAAAATGAAAAAAAGACCTAAATTGATTTCAACCGATAACATGATGAGACAAGTGATAGGGAGAAAAAAATGA
- a CDS encoding CRISPR-associated endoribonuclease Cas6, which yields MIQAVKILKRNLKTELEDKFSRDISHDIKMLKIDFIKMNKVIVKSYDLKIPCSLGVLSIEGEQYLLQYLSQRGLRSKRGLCFGMLELI from the coding sequence ATGATACAGGCTGTCAAAATACTCAAAAGAAATCTAAAAACCGAGTTGGAAGATAAATTTTCAAGGGATATAAGTCATGATATAAAAATGCTTAAGATTGATTTTATTAAAATGAACAAAGTAATCGTAAAGTCTTATGACTTGAAGATCCCCTGTTCACTTGGAGTACTATCTATTGAAGGGGAACAATATCTGCTTCAATACCTTTCTCAGCGGGGACTGAGGAGTAAACGAGGCCTGTGCTTCGGAATGTTGGAATTGATATGA
- a CDS encoding S-layer homology domain-containing protein: MNKRILSIMLVVLMCLLLFPLSAAAEAVNVNATYANGVVTIAGTGFTSGTSYSVRVVDIVNSSIKAMGQTTADGSGDISASITTGALGTLANYTVYVNKPDGTFAGSDTTIVADITTHTATIQAGTGGTITTGASGSYAAGATITLVASANSGYVFSSWTSNAGGTFVNANSASTTFTMPAASVTITANFTYSSGSGGGGSVMPTPTPEPVTTKDGNATTVSTSVKATTDSTTGTATASVEASAFNSLTDKAKEAETSGQKAVVEIKVGVAANTTAVTVEIPRDAFNKVAEETKADVKVDAGIGTVTFNTKAVESISGAVNAGNISISITKVDASTLTSEVQARVSERPVFDFSVKSGSTDISNFRGGNAKISIPYTLKPGEKENSVVVYYIDNTGNLKTVRGRYDPTTRTVNFTTSHFSQYAVGYNEVNFKDVAAKAWYNEAVGFMSARGIVNGVGSGKFAPANSVTRADFLIMVMNSYGIEIDTTITDNFADASNKYYTKYLGTAKRLGLVSGVGENKYAPEATISRQDMFAILYRALDKLGELPTGTIGKSLGSFSDAGDIAGYANDAMKLFVETGTISGDGSKLTPKATSTRAQAAQVLYNLLLK, encoded by the coding sequence ATGAACAAGCGAATTTTATCCATAATGCTTGTAGTATTGATGTGTTTATTACTGTTTCCTCTCTCTGCAGCAGCGGAAGCAGTAAATGTGAATGCAACCTATGCTAACGGAGTTGTGACGATTGCCGGTACAGGCTTTACAAGCGGCACCAGCTATTCAGTCAGAGTGGTAGATATAGTTAATTCAAGCATTAAGGCAATGGGACAAACTACGGCAGATGGAAGTGGAGACATTTCAGCTTCTATCACAACCGGTGCTTTGGGAACACTGGCAAACTATACAGTATATGTAAATAAGCCAGACGGTACATTTGCGGGGTCAGATACAACTATTGTGGCAGACATTACAACCCACACTGCCACAATACAGGCAGGCACTGGCGGTACAATAACCACAGGTGCGAGCGGAAGCTATGCCGCTGGGGCGACAATCACACTGGTAGCATCAGCAAACAGTGGGTATGTTTTCAGTAGCTGGACTTCAAATGCTGGTGGTACGTTTGTAAATGCAAACAGCGCATCTACTACATTTACAATGCCTGCTGCCAGTGTTACTATAACAGCTAATTTTACATACTCCAGTGGCAGTGGCGGCGGAGGCAGTGTAATGCCTACTCCTACGCCTGAGCCTGTCACTACAAAAGACGGCAATGCCACAACCGTATCCACTTCGGTAAAGGCAACGACTGACTCAACAACAGGTACAGCTACTGCAAGTGTTGAAGCAAGTGCCTTTAACTCTTTAACTGACAAGGCAAAAGAGGCTGAAACTTCTGGACAAAAAGCAGTGGTTGAAATAAAGGTTGGGGTTGCGGCAAACACAACGGCTGTCACGGTGGAAATTCCGAGAGATGCTTTTAATAAGGTAGCAGAGGAAACCAAGGCAGACGTTAAAGTTGACGCAGGTATTGGAACTGTTACCTTTAACACAAAGGCTGTTGAATCCATCAGTGGTGCTGTAAATGCCGGAAATATCTCTATCAGCATTACCAAGGTGGACGCCTCTACCTTGACATCGGAGGTTCAGGCAAGGGTTAGTGAAAGACCGGTATTCGACTTCTCTGTCAAGTCAGGTAGCACTGATATATCCAACTTTAGGGGTGGAAACGCTAAAATCAGCATACCCTATACCCTAAAGCCTGGCGAGAAGGAGAATTCCGTTGTTGTTTACTATATCGATAATACAGGGAATCTCAAAACGGTCAGGGGCAGGTATGACCCAACAACAAGAACGGTTAATTTTACTACCTCCCATTTTTCACAGTATGCAGTAGGATACAACGAAGTGAACTTCAAAGATGTTGCAGCTAAGGCATGGTATAATGAGGCAGTAGGGTTTATGTCGGCAAGAGGTATTGTTAACGGCGTAGGTAGTGGCAAGTTTGCACCTGCAAATAGTGTGACCCGTGCTGATTTCCTTATCATGGTAATGAATTCCTATGGTATAGAGATTGACACAACAATAACTGATAATTTTGCTGATGCAAGCAACAAATACTACACCAAGTATTTGGGAACGGCAAAACGTCTGGGGTTGGTGTCTGGTGTAGGTGAAAACAAATATGCACCAGAAGCTACCATTAGCCGACAGGACATGTTTGCCATACTGTACCGTGCATTGGACAAACTAGGTGAACTGCCAACAGGTACAATCGGCAAAAGCCTTGGAAGCTTCAGTGACGCAGGAGACATAGCTGGTTATGCAAATGATGCCATGAAGCTGTTTGTGGAAACCGGGACTATTTCAGGAGATGGGAGTAAGTTGACTCCTAAGGCGACCTCCACAAGGGCACAGGCAGCACAGGTGTTATACAATCTACTTTTAAAATAG